From Pseudorca crassidens isolate mPseCra1 chromosome 7, mPseCra1.hap1, whole genome shotgun sequence, a single genomic window includes:
- the TAL2 gene encoding T-cell acute lymphocytic leukemia protein 2 isoform X4, whose product MTRKIFTNTRERWRQQNVNSAFAKLRKLIPTHPPDKKLSKNETLRLAMRYINFLVKVLGEQSLQQTGVAAPGNILGLFPQGPHLPDRTLLGDYQVPSSGPSHHIP is encoded by the coding sequence ATGACCAGAAAGATCTTCACAAACACCAGGGAGCGGTGGAGGCAGCAGAACGTCAACAGTGCCTTTGCTAAGCTGAGGAAGCTCATCCCCACTCACCCTCCCGACAAGAAGCTGAGCAAAAACGAAACGCTTCGCCTGGCGATGAGGTACATCAACTTCCTGGTGAAGGTCTTGGGGGAGCAAAGCCTACAGCAAACGGGAGTGGCTGCTCCGGGAAATATTCTGGGCCTCTTCCCCCAAGGACCCCACCTGCCGGACAGGACTCTCCTTGGTGATTACCAGGTTCCATCATCCGGCCCAAGCCACCACATTCCGTAG
- the TAL2 gene encoding T-cell acute lymphocytic leukemia protein 2 isoform X1, producing the protein MFGNRLWQASKALSFSRLRSSNMTRKIFTNTRERWRQQNVNSAFAKLRKLIPTHPPDKKLSKNETLRLAMRYINFLVKVLGEQSLQQTGVAAPGNILGLFPQGPHLPDRTLLGDYQVPSSGPSHHIP; encoded by the coding sequence ggccctttctttttctcgtcTCAGGAGCTCCAACATGACCAGAAAGATCTTCACAAACACCAGGGAGCGGTGGAGGCAGCAGAACGTCAACAGTGCCTTTGCTAAGCTGAGGAAGCTCATCCCCACTCACCCTCCCGACAAGAAGCTGAGCAAAAACGAAACGCTTCGCCTGGCGATGAGGTACATCAACTTCCTGGTGAAGGTCTTGGGGGAGCAAAGCCTACAGCAAACGGGAGTGGCTGCTCCGGGAAATATTCTGGGCCTCTTCCCCCAAGGACCCCACCTGCCGGACAGGACTCTCCTTGGTGATTACCAGGTTCCATCATCCGGCCCAAGCCACCACATTCCGTAG
- the TAL2 gene encoding T-cell acute lymphocytic leukemia protein 2 isoform X3 codes for MFGNRLWQASKSSNMTRKIFTNTRERWRQQNVNSAFAKLRKLIPTHPPDKKLSKNETLRLAMRYINFLVKVLGEQSLQQTGVAAPGNILGLFPQGPHLPDRTLLGDYQVPSSGPSHHIP; via the coding sequence GAGCTCCAACATGACCAGAAAGATCTTCACAAACACCAGGGAGCGGTGGAGGCAGCAGAACGTCAACAGTGCCTTTGCTAAGCTGAGGAAGCTCATCCCCACTCACCCTCCCGACAAGAAGCTGAGCAAAAACGAAACGCTTCGCCTGGCGATGAGGTACATCAACTTCCTGGTGAAGGTCTTGGGGGAGCAAAGCCTACAGCAAACGGGAGTGGCTGCTCCGGGAAATATTCTGGGCCTCTTCCCCCAAGGACCCCACCTGCCGGACAGGACTCTCCTTGGTGATTACCAGGTTCCATCATCCGGCCCAAGCCACCACATTCCGTAG
- the TAL2 gene encoding T-cell acute lymphocytic leukemia protein 2 isoform X2 produces MSDSWTPGRALSFSRLRSSNMTRKIFTNTRERWRQQNVNSAFAKLRKLIPTHPPDKKLSKNETLRLAMRYINFLVKVLGEQSLQQTGVAAPGNILGLFPQGPHLPDRTLLGDYQVPSSGPSHHIP; encoded by the coding sequence ggccctttctttttctcgtcTCAGGAGCTCCAACATGACCAGAAAGATCTTCACAAACACCAGGGAGCGGTGGAGGCAGCAGAACGTCAACAGTGCCTTTGCTAAGCTGAGGAAGCTCATCCCCACTCACCCTCCCGACAAGAAGCTGAGCAAAAACGAAACGCTTCGCCTGGCGATGAGGTACATCAACTTCCTGGTGAAGGTCTTGGGGGAGCAAAGCCTACAGCAAACGGGAGTGGCTGCTCCGGGAAATATTCTGGGCCTCTTCCCCCAAGGACCCCACCTGCCGGACAGGACTCTCCTTGGTGATTACCAGGTTCCATCATCCGGCCCAAGCCACCACATTCCGTAG